The following DNA comes from Populus trichocarpa isolate Nisqually-1 chromosome 19, P.trichocarpa_v4.1, whole genome shotgun sequence.
TATTATTGTCGCTGTTATTCTCTCTTTGCATCCTTGTAAACCTAGCTAGCACTATATcaagaaataacataaaaacaatagcAATTACAATCATTAACTACTACCAAAACAAGTACAATTTTTGTTCATGAAATATAACGTCAAAGAATCAACAAACTAGGTCAATCAGCAACACATACCCTAttcacagaaagaaaaaaaaaaaccctttacgTACCGCACGTAGTGCactaattcataaaaataaggaaggAAATCAAGTAAAACAACAAACCGTACATCTGACGATGTGTCTTCAGGTGTGGAGTGAAAAGGAGATGTttgtataaataatatatactaCATGTTACACACAAGAAGATAAAGAACAAATGATAATCTTTGTCTAGTGCACATGTAAAGATGGCTGGCCACCGTAAGAGACACAAAGGGAGTCGTTTAGAGTGGTTGATTAGGGTTTAGGTAGCCCATATGAAGAATAAGAACtatataagtatatatatactaaacCTTTCGTAGAGGTTTGGTTTTATAATAGGAAATAAATCTAAGCTTATATTAGTTGGTTGTTTAAGATATTTGGATATTCAAGGTAAGTGCATTAATATGTAGCGAgcaattaaaatagtttttattttttatgaatcacaagtaaatcatattaatatgaatcaatcaaaataatatttttattttgattaaaatagacaaaacaacataatttaaaaaaaatctaaaaaaataaaattgagatatttgaccaaatcaaacaattatttttatttttattttaaatttagccCAACCTGGgttgagttttataactatacTAATATGtcaaatggtgaaaaaaataaataaaagcagaCTACTAATTAGCTATGTTGGATCGTCTAATTAAGGTAGCAATTAATTCCATGACAATAATCTCTTCCAAGATTGGGAATGTATTGAAGTGTGAGACGTTGGTACTGTGGCACAAggttagtttttctattttcttagaatttcttatatatatatatatatatatatatatatatatatatatatatatgccaatAAAAgtaagaatatttaattttatgtaattaatgGGAAATTTTATATCACCAAAAATagttatgtttttctatttatactaactctattTAGTGTCATTGGgctgttttctattttatcatttttttagaagagaatcccttcaatggaaaaaaagaaagaaaaagaagcaaaaactcTTCTGTTGTTCAGCTTAAATCCAGGATAACATTGGGCAATATTTGAGGTGTGTTGATtgttattctttcaattttatttttttttgtttatcaagtgttaaaaatatataattaattattattaaatattctgtaattttttttcttttttctgaagATGATGACGCTGATGATAGTTatgatgtaataatataatctatttaatgattattttcttttcacatacAAAATTATAcgctaaataattttttttatttcttttaatttggagattattatcaataattttttttattttattttctttttccattaacAATTTAtacttaaatttattaatacaccgaatatttttaataactaatttttacattcttaaaaaataatattataataattcacttccattttttattcatagcAAATGCCATCAAATGAGTATGTTTGGCCCCTAATGAGTTGCCTTTGCTATGATTAACGTGTTGTGCTGCTCTTAATTGTGTCATATAGTGTTGAAACAAATTACACAATTAAATTGTTCGGTAATACTATGGCATTGCAGTTTTggtaaatttattgtttatctgtttgaattaaaataaatataaaatgcaTAATTTATATAACAAGTTCAgtatctaaattaaattaattaaaaaaattacaatatcatattataaatgtaattttacactgaattgttttacaatttaaagATACTATAAAAATTGACTTATGTATATTTCATTTCAAGAGTAGTATacaacaagataaaatattcattattatttataaaagcaTTGCTAACAAGTATGAACacatttatgataaaaaaaaatatattcattattatttaaaagagaattttattctaaaatgcaaaaaaacaaaacaattaaaaaaaattaaagggttgttAAAAAGATCAGATGTGTTCGTCTAGCCTAAAAGGAAAAAGACTAGGCATACttggtatttaaaaaagatatagaaTAGACACGATGTCTGTTTAGGCAAACAACTTGTCATTTATCGGAATATTTTTcgtgattaaaaaattaatttctcgaGTTTTTGGACCACTAAAACCAAATTCTCAACTTATTTTATCCCaaaaaaacatcctaaaaaATCATAGGAATGTCACCAACCTCATTTccaattctaaaatatattcaattaatctaaaaactaaaaataaaatcgaatgAAAAAAACCTAACGATTCTTGATATACTTTTTTTCAACATGGTTAAAGGGGAAAGCCGTCTTTATTGAACTCTTCTCTTTAAAGAAAACTCATTGACACTAAAATTCTAAAGTTTTAggactgaaaaaaaatatctaaatttacAGGGATTAAatgtgcaaaaataaaaaattcaacaaccaAATTGTACTTTGCCATGGATTGGTTGGTGACtatatagaaaaacaatatagttaTAGGATCAAAACCAATTTGTTCTTTGCCGTGCTGCCTATTGCCATATGCTacagaaaaacaaatcttagtttatagtttaataatttaattgtcaCATGGTATTAAACAACATATTAAACATTATCTTACCCCAATTAAAGATATACCCATATTGAACTGCGTTCATAAtccaatccattttttttaatgtataacgAATTCTCCTAGCAGTTTATACATAGtaaaattaagtaattttattagattttgaatGGGACATCCATAATCAGGAGTggtatatttaataataataaaaaatccccTAATCTCACATTAGAATTTGACTCATTTTTCATCTACTTCGATAGCAATCAATCACCAAACaattacacaaatatttctCTTGGGGGTACAAAATCAACATTAGTGgctaatctttatttatttttattacaaaatatatagaGGCTCGAACACGAGATTTATTGCCTGTTTAGCTACAAgcttttcacaaaaaaaatttcactgtACCAAGCCAATGTTATTAGTTTATCAAAACGTAAGCTTTGGTACAATGATAGTGACAAGCCCGTCGTCACGTTGCCTTGTTAATTTATCCACTAATCATGGTGACACCAACGTAAAGTAGGCTTTCTCTTTTGGTTTCTGCCATTTTGACCCTCCTGTGCATTGATTTCTCCATGCAATTGAGCAGGAGTTCTTACACATGAAATTCTTCTACCAATCATTCAATCAGGAGATGAATTGTCGAAAGATTGACTTGGATAGCATGGAGGTCTTCATGTCTCCATAAGTCAATGTGATCACTTGATTTTTCACTTGGGGTTTTGTATCTTACTCTAATTCTTACATTCATGATACTAATTTGTCTAACTAagcaacatgtattttttttaatattttttttcatagtattGATCATGATTCAATGCAACTCCCTTGTCCAGCACTTAACCAACTAACACTAGTACCAAACACTTCTGTTGTATAGTGTCTTCGGCCTCTGTGCTTCCCCTTGAAGAAACAGAAAGCCATTTGTGCAATCATGGTGAAGCCAAAGTCCAGCTAAAGTTGGGTACTGCTTAGTTGCTCAACCTTATTAAAGGCCTACCTTACACTCCCCTCTATCCCTATTCAAATTCTAAACACAGCACAACCCTCTTATTCTCTCAAGTCTTTATGGATATTTGTGAAAGGAAGGTGAAAGAGACATAGTCCTAATTGTAGGCTTTTACGATCTTTACCTTCCTGTATCAATGGAATAATTAGAGGGTGAAGAAAACAAGGAGATCAGGTAGTTCAAGAAAATGAGCACAGCTAGGTTCATCAAGTGTGTCACTGTTGGGGATGGAGCTGTTGGCAAGACATGCATGCTCATCTCTTACACAAGCAACACTTTCCCTACTGTATGGATTAGACACTGTTATTGTGTCTCAAGGCtcaagcttgattttttttttcatgaaaggaGCTAACACTTGTAATTACAATGTTTTTCTTTCCATGTTTCCTGTTGTAATACCCTTTTTGGTGTCGTTAATCTTGATAGGATTATGTACCTACAGTGTTTGACAACTTCAGTGCTAATGTGGTGGTCCATGGCAGCACAGTGAATCTTGGATTATGGGATACTGCAGGTTAGTATTCTTGCTTTCTTGGGTTTCTGACAGCAGATATTAATCCCTTTCAAACAGAGACTATTAAACTATTCTGAAGAACCCTAAGAACAGGTAGTACTAATTGTGTAGTCTGTGCATTCAGGACAGGAGGATTATAACAGGTTGAGGCCTCTGAGTTATAGAGGTGCAGATGTGTTCTTGCTGGCCTTTTCTCTAATCAGCAAAGCTAGCTATGAGAACATTGCCAAGAAGGTATGATTTACTATTTCCAATTCTATTTTACACGTTTGGATGATTGAGTTTGATTCATCTGAGACTTTTTATAATCATCAAAGCTTGTCtgattttgctttcttttttatcaatattttggCCCCAGTGGATCTCTGAACTAAGGCATTATGCCCCAGCTGTGCCGATTGTGCTTGTGGGAACCAAACTTGGTAAGATCAATTTTGCTACCTtctatgttttttcatttcaggttGTACTAATATCAGTAGGATGCAACGGGCTGCAGATTTACGGAACGATAGGCAATATCTGATAGATCATCCTGGGGCCGCACCAATCACGACTGCTCAGGCAAGTAGCTGATTTTCTTTCGTTTACACCAATTTGAACAAAATGAGTTTTTCCATTTCATTTATGAACCCAGCAACTTTCACATTGAGCAGGGGGAGGAACTAAAGAAGATGATCGGTGCTGCTGTTTACTTAGAGTGCAGCTCCAAGACTCAGCAGGTTTggccaattattattatttcttggtAAAAGCAGAGGAGGAGACTATTATCCAAGAACTTAAGATTTTCCCAAATCACTTATCCTCTTTCCACTCAGCCATCAATTTGGTCTTAAAATCCAGTTAGAAGTCATTTTCTTTACACTCACAGTCCCAACAGACTCAATGGGTAATAGTTAACGCCAATTGTTAGCTTTTCAGTCTAGGAGCAACACCCCTGCATAGATTCTTCTGCCAATATTTCCTAATTCTAGCAAGTAGCCTGTTGTAGTGCTACTCATTGCTCAACCTGGTCGGGGCAGCTAGTCAACCTGATGACTCGTGACCTaaaaggtttaaaattaaactgagCAAGAGTTAATTTTACTTAGTTAACTCGATGGATCAACATGCGACCCAATTGACATGGTAATAacctgttttgatttttttatttttttataacgaTATTGTTTTaacttataagaaaatattgaatttttttatttatctataccAACTTGTCCAACCATGACTCGGGCCCTGGGCAggaggtttaataactttggtgCTACGAATAATTGA
Coding sequences within:
- the LOC7467468 gene encoding rac-like GTP-binding protein RAC2, whose amino-acid sequence is MSTARFIKCVTVGDGAVGKTCMLISYTSNTFPTDYVPTVFDNFSANVVVHGSTVNLGLWDTAGQEDYNRLRPLSYRGADVFLLAFSLISKASYENIAKKWISELRHYAPAVPIVLVGTKLDLRNDRQYLIDHPGAAPITTAQGEELKKMIGAAVYLECSSKTQQNVKGVFDAAIKVVLQPPKPKKRRQKRRAPCVFL